The following proteins are co-located in the Tripterygium wilfordii isolate XIE 37 chromosome 2, ASM1340144v1, whole genome shotgun sequence genome:
- the LOC120016762 gene encoding probable E3 ubiquitin ligase SUD1 isoform X2: MEIGPAPSPLGALGHKEDRTTSSTAAADEEDEDVCRICRNPGDVDNPLRYPCACSGSIKFVHQDCLLQWLNHSNARQCEVCKYVFSFSPVYAENAPARLPFQEFVVGMGMKACHVLQFFLRLSFVLSVWLLIIPFITFWIWQLAFVRSFGEARRLFLSHISTRVILTDCLHGFFLSASIVFIFLGATSLRDYFRHLRELGGQDAEREAEGDRNGARAARHPAGQANRNFVGDGNGEEAGGAGQVIRRNAENVAARWEMQAARLEAHVEQMFDGLDDADGAEDVPFDELVGMQGPVFHLVENAFTVLASNMIFLGVVIFVPFSLGRLVLFYASLIFSTASGPVLSTVMPLTETALSLANITLKNALTAVTNVTSDGQENGALDQVAEMLKVNATGLNEVSNNISSPLSAELMERASVGASRFSDVTTLAIGYMFIFLLVVFYLGIIALIRYTKGEPLTMGRFYGIASIAETTPSLVRQFLAAMKHLMTMIKVAFLLVIELGVFPLMCGWWLDVCTIRMFGKTMAQRVQFFYISPLASSALHWVVGIVYMLQISIFVSLLRGVLRNGVLYFLRDPADPNYNPFRDLIDDPVHKHARRVLLSVAVYGSLIVMLVFLPVKLAIRMVPSVFPLDISVSDPFTEIPADMLVFQICIPFAIEHFKLRATIKSLLRYWFTAVGWALGLTDFLLPAREDNGAQENGNGDPNRGILASEDSNVTEEYDGDEQSDSEYSFVLRIVLLLVVAWMTMLVFNSSLIVVPISLGRALFNAIPVLPITHGIRCNDLYAFVIGSYVIWTALAGARYTIEHVRAKRAAALVGQIWKWCGIVVKSSVLIAVWILVIPVLVGLLFELLVIVPMRVPVDESPVFLLYQDWAVGLIFLKIWTRLVMLDRMMPLADESWRMKFERVREDGFSRLRGLWVLQEIVLPIIIKLLTALCVPYVLARGVFPVLGYPLVVNSAVYRFAWLGCLCFSVLCFCAKRFHVWFTNLHNSIRDDRYLIGRQLHNFGEDRREKGNVGTSSEAQSSRLGSDALILDEREADVGLRLRHATRQDA, encoded by the exons ATGGAGATAGGACCAGCTCCGTCGCCCCTGGGAGCTTTGGGGCATAAGGAGGATAGGACGACATCTTCAACGGCAGCGGCTGACGAGGAGGACGAAGATGTCTGCAGGATCTGCCGGAACCCGGGGGATGTGGATAATCCGTTGAGGTACCCTTGCGCCTGCAGCGGGAGCATTAAGTTTGTGCACCAGGATTGCCTGCTCCAGTGGCTTAATCACAGCAACGCTCGCCAATGCGAG GTTTGCAAATATGTATTTTCTTTCTCCCCTGTTTATGCGGAGAATGCCCCAGCAAGGCTTCCCTTTCAGGAGTTTGTTGTTGGAATGGGAATGAAAGCGTGCCATGTTCTGCAGTTCTTTTTGCGCCTTAGTTTTGTACTGTCCGTCTGGCTCCTGATTATACCCTTCATAACGTTTTGGATATGGCAACTGGCTTTTGTGAGGAGTTTTGGTGAAGCACGGAGATTATTCCTGAGTCATATCTCCACTAGAGTTATTCTTACTGATTGTCTGCACGGGTTTTTTCTTTCTGCTAGCATcgtctttatttttcttggggCCACTTCTCTGAGGGATTACTTCAGGCATTTACGAGAACTCGGAGGACAAGATGCTGAGAGAGAAGCTGAAGGGGATAGAAATGGTGCTCGTGCTGCAAGACATCCTGCTGGACAAGCAAATAGGAATTTCGTAGGTGATGGGAATGGTGAAGAAGCTGGAGGAGCTGGCCAAGTAATCCGAAGAAATGCAGAAAATGTTGCTGCTCGGTGGGAGATGCAGGCAGCACGGCTTGAAGCGCATGTGGAACAAATGTTTGATGGGTTGGATGACGCTGATGGAGCGGAGGATGTGCCCTTTGATGAGCTTGTTGGCATGCAGGGTCCTGTATTTCATTTAGTTGAAAATGCATTTACT GTTCTGGCGAGTAATATGATATTTCTTGGTGTTGTGATCTTCGTGCCCTTCTCATTAGGACGGCTTGTACTTTTTTATGCATCATTGATCTTTTCTACTGCTAGCGGTCCGGTGCTGTCAACAGTTATGCCTCTTACCGAGACTGCCCTCTCTTTAGCAAATATCACCTTAAAAAATGCATTAACTGCTGTTACAAACGTGACATCAGATGGCCAAGAGAATGGTGCGCTGGATCAAGTTGCAGAAATGTTGAAAGTAAATGCAACTGGATTAAATGAAGTCTCAAACAACATTAGCTCCCCACTTTCAGCTGAGCTAATGGAAAGGGCCAGTGTTGGTGCATCACGATTCTCTGATGTTACGACGCTTGCTATTGGTTACATGTTTATATTCTTGTTAGTCGTCTTTTACCTTGGAATTATTGCTTTAATCCGCTACACAAAGGGAGAGCCTTTAACTATGGGGAGATTTTATGGTATTGCTTCAATAGCAGAGACAACTCCATCCCTCGTTAGACAGTTCTTGGCAGCAATGAAGCATTTGATGACCATGATTAAGGTTGCCTTTCTTTTGGTTATTGAACTTGGTGTGTTTCCTTTGATGTGTGGATGGTGGCTAGATGTCTGTACTATCAGAATGTTTGGGAAGACCATGGCTCAAAGAGTTCAATTCTTTTATATTTCTCCTCTAGCAAGCAGTGCGCTGCATTGGGTTGTGGGGATTGTATACATGCTACAGATCAGCATATTTGTCAGCCTTCTTCGGGGG GTTTTGCGTAATGGAGTTCTTTACTTTCTTCGAGATCCAGCTGATCCAAACTACAATCCCTTCCGTGATTTAATTGATGATCCTGTGCACAAGCATGCGCGTAGGGTCCTCTTGTCTGTCGCAGTCTATGGGAGTTTAATTGTGATGCTGGTATTTTTACCTGTCAAACTTGCTATACGGATGGTGCCCTCAGTTTTTCCACTAGATATATC GGTATCTGATCCGTTTACCGAGATTCCAGCTGACATGCTTGTCTTCCAGATCTGTATTCCATTTGCTATTGAACATTTCAAGTTGCGGGCTACAATCAAGTCTCTTCTACGTTACTGGTTTACAGCAGTTGGCTGGGCACTAGGTTTGACAGATTTCTTACTTCCCGCACGTGAAGACAATGGTGCTCAGGAGAATGGGAATGGTGATCCAAACAGAGGCATTCTTGCATCAGAAGATTCTAATGTCACAGAAGAGTACGATGGTGATGAGCAATCTGATTCAGA GTACAGCTTTGTTCTCCGTATTGTCCTCTTGCTAGTGGTAGCTTGGATGACAATGCTAGTCTTTAATTCTTCATTGATAGTTGTACCGATATCTCTTGGTAGAGCACTTTTCAATGCAATTCCTGTCCTGCCTATCACACATGGCATCAGATGCAATG ATTTATATGCTTTCGTCATTGGAAGCTATGTTATTTGGACTGCTCTCGCTGGAGCTAGGTATACCATCGAGCATGTTAGAGCAAAGAGGGCAGCAGCTTTGGTTGGCCAAATCTGGAAGTGGTGTGGCATTGTTGTCAAGAGCTCTGTACTAATCGCAGTATGG ATTTTGGTCATTCCGGTTTTGGTTGGGCTTCTTTTCGAGCTTCTTGTGATTGTACCAATGCGGGTGCCTGTAGATGAAAGCCCAGTTTTCCTCCTGTATCAGGACTGGGCAGTGGGGCTCATTTTTCTTAAGATATGGACTAGATTG GTTATGTTGGACCGCATGATGCCATTGGCAGATGAAAGCTGGCGGATGAAATTTGAAAGGGTTAGAGAAGACGGTTTCTCCAGGCTGCGAGGTCTTTGGGTTTTGCAGGAGATTGTGTTGCCTATAATCATAAAGCTTCTTACAGCCTTGTGTGTGCCATATGTACTCGCTAGGGGGGTGTTTCCTGTGCTTGGTTACCCATTGGTAGTGAATTCAGCGGTGTACAGATTTGCATGGCTTGGATGTCTGTGCTTCAGTGTGCTGTGCTTTTGTGCCAAGAGATTTCATGTCTGGTTCACCAACCTTCACAACTCCATACGTGATGACCGCTATCTAATTGGTCGTCAGCTTCATAATTTTGGGGAAGATAGACGTGAGAAGGGAAATGTAGGAACTTCATCTGAAGCGCAGAGTTCTCGTTTGGGTAGTGATGCTTTAATTCTAGATGAGCGCGAAGCTGATGTAGGATTGAGGCTAAGACATGCTACTCGGCAAGATGCATAA
- the LOC120016762 gene encoding probable E3 ubiquitin ligase SUD1 isoform X1 — protein MEIGPAPSPLGALGHKEDRTTSSTAAADEEDEDVCRICRNPGDVDNPLRYPCACSGSIKFVHQDCLLQWLNHSNARQCEVCKYVFSFSPVYAENAPARLPFQEFVVGMGMKACHVLQFFLRLSFVLSVWLLIIPFITFWIWQLAFVRSFGEARRLFLSHISTRVILTDCLHGFFLSASIVFIFLGATSLRDYFRHLRELGGQDAEREAEGDRNGARAARHPAGQANRNFVGDGNGEEAGGAGQVIRRNAENVAARWEMQAARLEAHVEQMFDGLDDADGAEDVPFDELVGMQGPVFHLVENAFTVLASNMIFLGVVIFVPFSLGRLVLFYASLIFSTASGPVLSTVMPLTETALSLANITLKNALTAVTNVTSDGQENGALDQVAEMLKVNATGLNEVSNNISSPLSAELMERASVGASRFSDVTTLAIGYMFIFLLVVFYLGIIALIRYTKGEPLTMGRFYGIASIAETTPSLVRQFLAAMKHLMTMIKVAFLLVIELGVFPLMCGWWLDVCTIRMFGKTMAQRVQFFYISPLASSALHWVVGIVYMLQISIFVSLLRGVLRNGVLYFLRDPADPNYNPFRDLIDDPVHKHARRVLLSVAVYGSLIVMLVFLPVKLAIRMVPSVFPLDISVSDPFTEIPADMLVFQICIPFAIEHFKLRATIKSLLRYWFTAVGWALGLTDFLLPAREDNGAQENGNGDPNRGILASEDSNVTEEYDGDEQSDSDRYSFVLRIVLLLVVAWMTMLVFNSSLIVVPISLGRALFNAIPVLPITHGIRCNDLYAFVIGSYVIWTALAGARYTIEHVRAKRAAALVGQIWKWCGIVVKSSVLIAVWILVIPVLVGLLFELLVIVPMRVPVDESPVFLLYQDWAVGLIFLKIWTRLVMLDRMMPLADESWRMKFERVREDGFSRLRGLWVLQEIVLPIIIKLLTALCVPYVLARGVFPVLGYPLVVNSAVYRFAWLGCLCFSVLCFCAKRFHVWFTNLHNSIRDDRYLIGRQLHNFGEDRREKGNVGTSSEAQSSRLGSDALILDEREADVGLRLRHATRQDA, from the exons ATGGAGATAGGACCAGCTCCGTCGCCCCTGGGAGCTTTGGGGCATAAGGAGGATAGGACGACATCTTCAACGGCAGCGGCTGACGAGGAGGACGAAGATGTCTGCAGGATCTGCCGGAACCCGGGGGATGTGGATAATCCGTTGAGGTACCCTTGCGCCTGCAGCGGGAGCATTAAGTTTGTGCACCAGGATTGCCTGCTCCAGTGGCTTAATCACAGCAACGCTCGCCAATGCGAG GTTTGCAAATATGTATTTTCTTTCTCCCCTGTTTATGCGGAGAATGCCCCAGCAAGGCTTCCCTTTCAGGAGTTTGTTGTTGGAATGGGAATGAAAGCGTGCCATGTTCTGCAGTTCTTTTTGCGCCTTAGTTTTGTACTGTCCGTCTGGCTCCTGATTATACCCTTCATAACGTTTTGGATATGGCAACTGGCTTTTGTGAGGAGTTTTGGTGAAGCACGGAGATTATTCCTGAGTCATATCTCCACTAGAGTTATTCTTACTGATTGTCTGCACGGGTTTTTTCTTTCTGCTAGCATcgtctttatttttcttggggCCACTTCTCTGAGGGATTACTTCAGGCATTTACGAGAACTCGGAGGACAAGATGCTGAGAGAGAAGCTGAAGGGGATAGAAATGGTGCTCGTGCTGCAAGACATCCTGCTGGACAAGCAAATAGGAATTTCGTAGGTGATGGGAATGGTGAAGAAGCTGGAGGAGCTGGCCAAGTAATCCGAAGAAATGCAGAAAATGTTGCTGCTCGGTGGGAGATGCAGGCAGCACGGCTTGAAGCGCATGTGGAACAAATGTTTGATGGGTTGGATGACGCTGATGGAGCGGAGGATGTGCCCTTTGATGAGCTTGTTGGCATGCAGGGTCCTGTATTTCATTTAGTTGAAAATGCATTTACT GTTCTGGCGAGTAATATGATATTTCTTGGTGTTGTGATCTTCGTGCCCTTCTCATTAGGACGGCTTGTACTTTTTTATGCATCATTGATCTTTTCTACTGCTAGCGGTCCGGTGCTGTCAACAGTTATGCCTCTTACCGAGACTGCCCTCTCTTTAGCAAATATCACCTTAAAAAATGCATTAACTGCTGTTACAAACGTGACATCAGATGGCCAAGAGAATGGTGCGCTGGATCAAGTTGCAGAAATGTTGAAAGTAAATGCAACTGGATTAAATGAAGTCTCAAACAACATTAGCTCCCCACTTTCAGCTGAGCTAATGGAAAGGGCCAGTGTTGGTGCATCACGATTCTCTGATGTTACGACGCTTGCTATTGGTTACATGTTTATATTCTTGTTAGTCGTCTTTTACCTTGGAATTATTGCTTTAATCCGCTACACAAAGGGAGAGCCTTTAACTATGGGGAGATTTTATGGTATTGCTTCAATAGCAGAGACAACTCCATCCCTCGTTAGACAGTTCTTGGCAGCAATGAAGCATTTGATGACCATGATTAAGGTTGCCTTTCTTTTGGTTATTGAACTTGGTGTGTTTCCTTTGATGTGTGGATGGTGGCTAGATGTCTGTACTATCAGAATGTTTGGGAAGACCATGGCTCAAAGAGTTCAATTCTTTTATATTTCTCCTCTAGCAAGCAGTGCGCTGCATTGGGTTGTGGGGATTGTATACATGCTACAGATCAGCATATTTGTCAGCCTTCTTCGGGGG GTTTTGCGTAATGGAGTTCTTTACTTTCTTCGAGATCCAGCTGATCCAAACTACAATCCCTTCCGTGATTTAATTGATGATCCTGTGCACAAGCATGCGCGTAGGGTCCTCTTGTCTGTCGCAGTCTATGGGAGTTTAATTGTGATGCTGGTATTTTTACCTGTCAAACTTGCTATACGGATGGTGCCCTCAGTTTTTCCACTAGATATATC GGTATCTGATCCGTTTACCGAGATTCCAGCTGACATGCTTGTCTTCCAGATCTGTATTCCATTTGCTATTGAACATTTCAAGTTGCGGGCTACAATCAAGTCTCTTCTACGTTACTGGTTTACAGCAGTTGGCTGGGCACTAGGTTTGACAGATTTCTTACTTCCCGCACGTGAAGACAATGGTGCTCAGGAGAATGGGAATGGTGATCCAAACAGAGGCATTCTTGCATCAGAAGATTCTAATGTCACAGAAGAGTACGATGGTGATGAGCAATCTGATTCAGA CAGGTACAGCTTTGTTCTCCGTATTGTCCTCTTGCTAGTGGTAGCTTGGATGACAATGCTAGTCTTTAATTCTTCATTGATAGTTGTACCGATATCTCTTGGTAGAGCACTTTTCAATGCAATTCCTGTCCTGCCTATCACACATGGCATCAGATGCAATG ATTTATATGCTTTCGTCATTGGAAGCTATGTTATTTGGACTGCTCTCGCTGGAGCTAGGTATACCATCGAGCATGTTAGAGCAAAGAGGGCAGCAGCTTTGGTTGGCCAAATCTGGAAGTGGTGTGGCATTGTTGTCAAGAGCTCTGTACTAATCGCAGTATGG ATTTTGGTCATTCCGGTTTTGGTTGGGCTTCTTTTCGAGCTTCTTGTGATTGTACCAATGCGGGTGCCTGTAGATGAAAGCCCAGTTTTCCTCCTGTATCAGGACTGGGCAGTGGGGCTCATTTTTCTTAAGATATGGACTAGATTG GTTATGTTGGACCGCATGATGCCATTGGCAGATGAAAGCTGGCGGATGAAATTTGAAAGGGTTAGAGAAGACGGTTTCTCCAGGCTGCGAGGTCTTTGGGTTTTGCAGGAGATTGTGTTGCCTATAATCATAAAGCTTCTTACAGCCTTGTGTGTGCCATATGTACTCGCTAGGGGGGTGTTTCCTGTGCTTGGTTACCCATTGGTAGTGAATTCAGCGGTGTACAGATTTGCATGGCTTGGATGTCTGTGCTTCAGTGTGCTGTGCTTTTGTGCCAAGAGATTTCATGTCTGGTTCACCAACCTTCACAACTCCATACGTGATGACCGCTATCTAATTGGTCGTCAGCTTCATAATTTTGGGGAAGATAGACGTGAGAAGGGAAATGTAGGAACTTCATCTGAAGCGCAGAGTTCTCGTTTGGGTAGTGATGCTTTAATTCTAGATGAGCGCGAAGCTGATGTAGGATTGAGGCTAAGACATGCTACTCGGCAAGATGCATAA
- the LOC119980308 gene encoding uncharacterized protein LOC119980308, translated as MAYPHLLSPTYMCIPPREINRCKVDENYGFRAPTGLLGYDNNAWANVQQDLIGELRIFWGEYVDLFGDYERVFSIHNPHIFFETEGPTPLENWMSMPDMCHLIASKYNVALHLFSYEHCLPFLPLHFIPPPGHECITIAIRFVNGNHFVQLALTDDYLMPPTMIQWFRYRYDFVNE; from the exons ATGGCATACCCCCACTTGTTAAGCCCCACATATATGTGCATACCACCTAGAGAAATAAACAG ATGTAAAGTAGATGAAAATTATGGATTTAGGGCACCTACTGGATTATTAGGGTATGACAATAATGCATGGGCCAACGTTCAACAAGACTTGATTGGTGAGTTGAGAATATTTTGGGGCGAGTATGTTGATCTATTTGGTGATTATGAGCGTGTATTTTCTATCCACAACCcacatatattttttgaaacagaAGGACCAACACCGCTTGAAAACTGGATGTCAATGCCAGATATGTGTCACTTGATTGCTTCTAAATATAATGTGGCGTTACACCTTTTTAGTTATGAACACTGCTTGCCTTTTTTGCCCTTGCATTTTATACCTCCACCTGGACATGAGTGTATAACTATAGCAATAAGATTTGTGAATGGCAATCACTTTGTTCAGTTGGCATTGACAGATGATTACCTGATGCCTCCTACTATGATTCAGTGGTTTAGATATAGATATGATTTTGTAAACGAATGA